One part of the Scatophagus argus isolate fScaArg1 chromosome 12, fScaArg1.pri, whole genome shotgun sequence genome encodes these proteins:
- the dcps gene encoding m7GpppX diphosphatase — MADSTAKREADSVGTDESSQKVKRAKSDSENGRGEVDNESGSENILYEFKTSNVLSDSAREKNIFIQGKLADREAVVILEKTPIREDTLAEIFSGSRLKLEMKNDIYSTYRLQAPPHLNEIKTTVVCPATEKHVKKYQRQESFLVEETDEDYRSITLPYIEKQSFSIQWVYNILEKKAEADRIVYEDPDPEVGFVLLPDFKWDQKQVDDLYLIAIVHQRDIRSLRDLTSEHLPLLQNILKKGKEAILKRYNLPASKLRVYLHYQPSYFHLHVHLTKLGYEAPGCGVERAHLLADVIQNLQSDPQYYKTRTLYFPLRADDGLLSKFKEAGRL, encoded by the exons ATGGCCGATTCCACCGCTAAACGTGAAGCAGACAGTGTTGGAACTGACGAATCATCGCAGAAAGTCAAGAGAGCGAAATCTGATAGTGAGAATGGTCGAGGAGAAGTTGATAATGAATCTGggtcagaaaatattttgtacGAATTTAAAACATCCAACGTCTTGAGTGATTCTGCCCGGGAGAAAAACATCTTCATCCAGGGAAAG CTTGCTGATCGGGAGGCTGTGGTTATCTTGGAGAAGACTCCCATCAGAGAGGACACCCTAGCTGAGATTTTCAGTGGGTCCAGGCTGAAGCTGGAGATGAAGAACGACATCTACAGCACATATCGTTTACAGGCTCCCCCTCATCTCAATG AGATTAAGACTACAGTGGTATGTCCAGCTACGGAGAAGCATGTAAAGAAATATCAGCGTCAGGAGAGTTTCCTGGTGGAGGAGACGGATGAGGACTATCGGTCCATCACTCTGCCTTACATTGAAAAGCAGAGTTTCAGCATTCAG TGGGTATACAACATCCTGGAGAAGAAGGCAGAGGCTGACAGGATAGTTTATGAAGATCCAGACCCAGAGGTTGGCTTTGTCCTTCTCCCAGACTTCAAGTGGGACCAGAAGCAG GTTGATGATTTATACCTGATTGCCATAGTACATCAGAGAGACATTAGGAGTCTCAGAGACCTGACGTCAGAGCATCTCCCACTGCtacagaacattttaaagaaagGAAAG GAGGCCATCCTGAAGCGCTACAACCTTCCAGCCAGTAAGCTGAGAGTGTACCTGCACTACCAGCCGTCCTACTTCCACCTCCACGTTCACTTGACCAAGCTGGGCTACGAGGCACCAGGCTGCGGCGTGGAGCGGGCCCACCTCCTTGCAGATGTCATCCAAAACCTCCAGTCTGACCCCCAGTACTACAAAACCCGGACCCTTTACTTTCCACTGAGGGCAGACGACGGACTGCTCAGCAAGTTCAAGGAGGCAGGGAGGCTGTAA